Within Suricata suricatta isolate VVHF042 chromosome 12, meerkat_22Aug2017_6uvM2_HiC, whole genome shotgun sequence, the genomic segment CATGTAAGGACACAGGGAGGAAGTTTAAAGAATGAAGATGAACTGAGATGCCAAGAAAAGTTTTTATTGCAAGCACAGTGAGCAGGAGGAGACGTCTTCTCACACAACGTGGCCCCAAGGTCTGCCATTAACTAAATCTCTCTGACAACCCTTCATTGGTTTAAAGCATATTAGTTAGCCCcttatttcaggtgtacatcatttCTGCCATGTGAGACATTTTCTTGGGAATATAcaagtaatattccatgtatCCTGACAAGTCCTCAATGGTCACATCATCCACATAGACTCGAGCTTGCTCAGAACAGGAGCGGGGCGAGCCAGACAGAGTTCTGGTGTGGAATGATGGAGAGTAGTCCTCAAGCATGGATCTTCGTTCTGGGGCCAAGGGAGGGACACTCTGCAGGCCTGAAAAGGAATAGACTTCCATATCATGCCATCTCTTACACTGGCACTCTTTGCCTATGCATGCACATGGCTTGCCCTGGTTTAGCTTGGAAACGGATTGAAAGTCAGAGAGATCATTGGCCTTGAGACTTGCTGGGGAGACTTGGGTAGCATCAGAGGAGTCTTCCTTCTTACTCTCTGATGGGAGCCTGGGAACCGAAGTTCTCAAAGGCTCGGCAACTGCCCCTGTGTGATTAGTATCGAGACAAGTAGAGCATTCTCCTGCATGGAACTCTTTAGGGGTGGGAATTCCCAGCCCAG encodes:
- the OSER1 gene encoding oxidative stress-responsive serine-rich protein 1, which gives rise to MKSEAKDGEEESLQTAFKKLRVDASGSVASLSVGEGTSVRASVRTAADDTKLKTTCASKDSWHGSSRKSSRGAVRTQRRRRSKSPVLHPPKFIHCSTIAASSSSQLKHKSQTDSPDSSTGLGIPTPKEFHAGECSTCLDTNHTGAVAEPLRTSVPRLPSESKKEDSSDATQVSPASLKANDLSDFQSVSKLNQGKPCACIGKECQCKRWHDMEVYSFSGLQSVPPLAPERRSMLEDYSPSFHTRTLSGSPRSCSEQARVYVDDVTIEDLSGYMEYYLYIPKKMSHMAEMMYT